The Coffea arabica cultivar ET-39 chromosome 4e, Coffea Arabica ET-39 HiFi, whole genome shotgun sequence genome includes a window with the following:
- the LOC113741884 gene encoding auxin-induced protein 22A-like, producing MGISSTLQEMAKDGLGLEITELRLGLPGGGLDQVMLKTGKKRVFSEIEEDHHQNGKRSNEAKSEIIPKNQVVGWPPVCSHRRKISFNGQESTKLYVKVSMDGAPFLRKIDLAAQKCYSDLQLNLERLFGCYGIGEALNDADSSEYVPIYEDKDGDWMLLGDVPWTMFIESCKRLRIMKRTDAKGIGIHPKSTLKGTSRDG from the exons ATGGGAATATCTTCGACGTTACAAGAGATGGCGAAAGACGGTCTTGGACTTGAAATTACCGAGCTCAGGTTAGGGCTTCCAGGAGGTGGCTTGGATCAAGTGATGCTGAAAACTGGCAAGAAAAGGGTGTTTTCCGAGATTGAAGAGGATCATCATCAGAATGGGAAGAGATCGAATGAAGCTAAGTCTGAAATAATACCAAAAAATCAAGTGGTGGGATGGCCTCCAGTTTGCTCCCACCGGAGGAAGATTAGCTTTAATGGCCAGGAATCAACAAAACTGTACGTCAAAGTTAGCATGGATGGAGCCCCTTTTCTCCGCAAAATTGATTTGGCTGCTCAGAAATGCTATTCTGACCTTCAGCTGAATCTTGAAAGGCTTTTCGGTTGTTACGGTATTG GAGAGGCGTTGAACGATGCGGACAGTTCAGAATACGTTCCCATATATGAGGACAAGGACGGGGACTGGATGCTCTTGGGTGATGTTCCCTGGAC GATGTTCATTGAATCATGTAAAAGGCTGAGGATCATGAAGAGGACGGATGCAAAAGGCATTGGGATTCATCCAAAGAGCACTTTGAAAGGAACCTCACGAGATGGATGA
- the LOC113741706 gene encoding auxin-responsive protein IAA1 — translation MSSDKSKVSPESYSSAMNFEETELSLGLPGGPRVLNCSRKRSLSGGADLRLWCSSSGQNETSDSTTIPPAKAQVVGWPPVKSSRRNMMKSSKYVKVAVDGAPYLRKVDLEMYNGYQQLLAGLEGMFTCQTICNGANQKKLMDPANGMQYVPTYEDKDGDWMLVGDVPWKMFVESCKRLRLMKSSEAIELATRTPPNCSSTC, via the exons ATGTCATCCGACAAGTCTAAAGTGTCGCCAGAATCCTACTCCTCCGCCATGAATTTTGAGGAAACTGAGCTCAGCTTAGGCTTACCAGGTGGACCTCGAGTCCTGAATTGCAGCCGGAAACGGAGTCTTTCAGGAGGTGCTGATCTGAGACTGTGGTGTTCAAGTTCTGGGCAAAATGAAACCTCAGACTCAACAACCATACCTCCAGCAAA GGCACAAGTGGTAGGATGGCCACCTGTAAAATCATCGAGGAGGAACATGATGAAGAGTAGCAAATACGTAAAGGTGGCAGTAGATGGAGCTCCATACCTGAGAAAAGTTGATTTGGAGATGTACAACGGCTACCAGCAGCTTTTAGCCGGTCTGGAGGGCATGTTTACCTGCCAAACCATAT GTAATGGTGCGAATCAGAAAAAGCTGATGGATCCTGCAAATGGTATGCAATATGTGCCAACCTATGAAGACAAGGACGGAGACTGGATGTTAGTTGGAGATGTTCCTTGGAa AATGTTTGTGGAATCGTGCAAGAGATTGAGATTAATGAAAAGCTCGGAGGCAATTGAATTGG CTACAAGGACGCCTCCAAATTGCTCGAGCACTTGCTGA
- the LOC113742950 gene encoding protein CDI-like codes for MSTLVAETNFKNEEVRKSLSPTKAGLDSLPRSLVNGNANKDNADKPPKLKIFIGYDPREDIAYEVCRYSLLKRSSIPVEITPIKQSELRGKGLYWRERGKLESTEFSFSRFLTPHLADYEGWAMFVDCDFLYLGDIKELTDLIDDKFAIMCVQHDYAPKETTKMDGAVQTVYPRKNWSSMVLYNCSHPKNRILTPEVVNTESGAFLHRFQWLEDDEIGEIPFVWNFLVGHNRVVEGDSSTFPKAIHYTLGGPWFEAWKDCEFGDLWLKELEEYKKAKEKKVDS; via the coding sequence ATGTCTACATTGGTGGCAGAAACGAATTTCAAGAATGAAGAGGTAAGGAAATCTTTGAGCCCTACTAAGGCTGGACTTGATTCGCTTCCCAGGAGTTTGGTTAACGGCAATGCTAACAAGGACAATGCTGATAAGCCCCCCAAATTGAAGATCTTTATTGGGTATGATCCCCGTGAGGACATCGCTTACGAGGTTTGCCGTTATTCATTGCTGAAAAGATCTTCTATCCCGGTTGAGATTACCCCAATTAAACAATCTGAATTGAGGGGAAAGGGTCTTTATTGGCGTGAAAGAGGGAAGCTAGAGAGCACTGAATTTTCGTTTTCGCGGTTTTTGACTCCCCATTTAGCTGATTATGAAGGTTGGGCCATGTTTGTTGATTGTGATTTTCTGTACCTTGGTGATATAAAGGAATTAACCGATTTGATTGATGATAAATTTGCTATAATGTGTGTACAACATGATTATGCCCCTaaagaaacaaccaaaatggATGGGGCTGTGCAGACGGTTTATCCGAGGAAGAATTGGTCTTCCATGGTTTTGTACAATTGTAGTCACCCTAAAAATAGGATCTTGACTCCTGAGGTGGTGAACACAGAATCAGGGGCATTTTTGCATAGGTTTCAGTGGTTGGAGGATGATGAGATTGGGGAGATTCCGTTCGTGTGGAATTTTCTTGTGGGGCATAACAGGGTTGTTGAGGGCGATTCAAGCACATTCCCTAAGGCAATACATTATACATTAGGAGGCCCATGGTTCGAGGCATGGAAGGATTGTGAGTTTGGAGACTTGTGGTTGAAGGAGCTTGAGGAGTATAAGAAGGCGAAAGAGAAGAAGGTAGATAGCTAA
- the LOC140003799 gene encoding D-glycerate 3-kinase, chloroplastic-like: MAAVNILWQPTNPGQLTPPSTSPSHSNFNSDIIHTDCYHNNSTNRIAIKSKWAAVPRRALTKVRAKFSPLPSQMLPESSISSGSKSSWIQDNSACGDNFVHNGHRQGPIHSRFPTAPAEVSAVKDLFDFICSGPLLDKFGLTTEKVAESIDKWLLYGSKLCRLFQLDELYMTEPQKIRIYHYYVPVFLWCEDEISQHMSTFNEGEDIPPLVIGFSAPQGCGKTTLVFALDYLFRITGRKTATLSIDDFYLTAESQAKLRESNSGNALLEFRGNAGSHDLSLSVETLTALSKLTKEGLKMKLPRYDKSAHNGRGDRADPSTWPEVEGPLTAVLFEGWMLGFKPVPAETVKAVDPQLETVNKNLEAYYDVWDRFVNSWIIIKIQDPNYVYQWRLQAEIAMRADGNPGMSDEEVMDFVSRYLPAYKAYLPTLYAEGPKGSDPKHVLVIEIDEGRNPILGC; this comes from the exons ATGGCGGCGGTGAATATACTATGGCAACCCACAAATCCAGGGCAGCTGACACCGCCCTCCACCTCACCATCTCATTCCAATTTCAATTCCGATATAATTCATACTGATTGTTATCATAATAATAGTACTAATCGGATAGCTATCAAATCCAAATGGGCTGCCGTCCCAAGAAGAGCACTGACCAAAGTCAGAGCAAAGTTCTCTCCTTTACCTTCCCAAATGTTGCCTGAATCCTCAATTTCATCAG GCAGTAAAAGTTCTTGGATACAAGACAATTCTGCCTGTGGTGATAATTTTGTTCACAATGGTCACAGGCAAGGCCCAATACATTCCCGCTTTCCTACAGCCCCTGCTGAAGTTTCAGCTGTGAAggatctatttgatttcatatgCTCAGGACCACTTCTAGACAAGTTCGGTCTAACCACAGAGAAGGTGGCAGAGTCTATTGATAAGTGGTTACTGTATGGCTCAAAATTGTGTAGATTGTTTCAACTCGATGAGTTGTATATGACAGAACCTCAAAAAATTCGAATCTACCACTACTATGTTCCAGTGTTCTTGTGGTGTGAAGACGAAATTTCTCAGCATATGTCAACTTTTAATGAAGGAGAAGATATCCCTCCTTTGGTG ATTGGTTTTAGTGCACCACAAGGTTGTGGAAAAACAACACTTGTCTTTGCACTGGATTATCTTTTTCGGATCACTGGGAG GAAGACTGCAACCTTATCCATTGACGACTTCTATTTAACTGCAGAAAGTCAG GCAAAACTGCGTGAAAGCAATTCAGGGAATGCGCTTTTAGAG TTTCGCGGAAATGCTGGAAGCCATGATCTTTCATTGTCAGTTGAGACACTGACAGCTCTATCCAAATTGACTAAAGAAG GGTTGAAAATGAAACTTCCTCGGTATGATAAA TCTGCACACAATGGTAGAGGTGACCGAGCTGATCCTTCGACATGGCCAGAAGTTGAGGGGCCACTAACT GCTGTCCTGTTTGAGGGTTGGATGCTTGGTTTTAAACCTGTCCCTGCTGAAACCGTCAAAGCTGTTGATCCTCAG CTTGAGACAGTGAATAAGAATCTGGAAGCATATTATGATGTATGGGACAGGTTTGTAAACTCATGGATAATTATCAAGATTCAAGACCCAAATTATGTCTACCAGTGGCGGTTGCAG GCAGAGATTGCTATGAGGGCGGATGGAAACCCAGGCATGTCCGATGAAGAG GTTATGGATTTTGTTTCACGGTACTTGCCTGCATACAAGGCTTATCTCCCTACCCTTTACGCCGAAGGACCCAAGGGTTCTGATCCAAAGCATGTCCTTGTCATTGAGATTGACGAAGGAAGAAACCCCATCCTTGGTTGCTAG